From Deltaproteobacteria bacterium, a single genomic window includes:
- a CDS encoding Lrp/AsnC family transcriptional regulator has protein sequence MDETDRILLNRIQSDLPLTPRPFAAVGDELGIGEDEVIARITRLKKEGIIRRIGGNFVPQKIGYVSTLCAAQVPPEKMDGFIECVNAHPGVTHNYRRSHHYNVWFTFIAPGMEEISAHLAEIERKTGVTGILNLPAKRVFKIKAHFNL, from the coding sequence ATGGACGAGACGGACAGAATCCTTTTGAACCGCATTCAGTCCGACCTGCCCCTTACGCCACGGCCTTTCGCGGCTGTCGGCGATGAGCTTGGAATCGGCGAGGATGAAGTGATCGCCCGCATAACCCGGCTTAAGAAAGAGGGAATCATAAGGCGCATCGGCGGCAACTTCGTGCCCCAGAAGATAGGCTACGTCTCGACTCTTTGCGCGGCGCAGGTTCCGCCCGAAAAGATGGACGGGTTCATCGAATGCGTCAACGCCCATCCCGGAGTCACCCATAACTACCGGCGCAGCCACCATTACAACGTGTGGTTCACCTTCATAGCCCCCGGAATGGAGGAGATTTCCGCGCATCTGGCTGAAATAGAACGCAAAACCGGGGTTACCGGCATTTTGAACCTTCCTGCTAAACGTGTCTTTAAAATCAAGGCCCACTTCAATCTTTAG
- a CDS encoding TRAP transporter substrate-binding protein, with product MRKSFIIGMLAAAVLCVFAGAVLAAPVTLTYSVFFPPTHPQAQAAVEWAKEIEKGTNGEIKIEVVAGGTLTKAPEVYKGVVDGISDLGMSCFAYTAGQFPVMSALDLPMGYPNGMVASKVADAFARQASPSELSGVKVLYIHAHGPGLLHTQKPVARLEDLAKMKIRATGFSAKVAAALGAVPVAMSQGEAYEALKSGVVEGTFTPIETLKGWKQAEVIKSTTNCKGVGYTTAMFVVMNKAKWDALSPAAQKVFTDVSAKWVAVHGAAWDKADEDGKKFTLEKGNKVIELSPAENARWKKAVEPVISAYQTDTPSGKLYVNQIRSLIKKFSAPAKPAKAPAKAKAKKK from the coding sequence ATGAGAAAATCTTTTATCATCGGCATGTTGGCGGCGGCTGTTCTGTGCGTGTTTGCGGGCGCGGTTCTTGCCGCACCGGTTACGCTCACCTACTCGGTGTTCTTTCCACCCACCCATCCCCAGGCCCAGGCTGCGGTGGAATGGGCCAAGGAGATCGAAAAGGGCACCAATGGCGAGATCAAGATCGAGGTGGTTGCGGGCGGAACCCTCACCAAGGCCCCGGAAGTTTACAAGGGCGTGGTGGACGGCATCTCCGACCTGGGCATGAGCTGCTTCGCTTACACCGCCGGGCAGTTTCCGGTCATGAGCGCCCTCGACCTTCCCATGGGCTACCCGAACGGTATGGTTGCAAGCAAGGTTGCGGACGCCTTCGCAAGACAGGCCAGCCCCTCCGAGCTTAGCGGCGTGAAGGTTCTTTACATCCACGCACACGGCCCCGGCCTTCTTCACACCCAAAAGCCCGTTGCTCGCCTTGAAGACCTTGCCAAGATGAAGATCCGCGCCACCGGCTTTTCCGCCAAGGTGGCGGCGGCCTTGGGAGCGGTTCCCGTGGCCATGAGCCAGGGCGAGGCCTACGAGGCCCTTAAAAGCGGCGTTGTGGAAGGCACCTTCACCCCCATCGAGACCCTGAAGGGCTGGAAACAGGCCGAAGTGATCAAGTCCACCACCAACTGCAAGGGCGTGGGCTACACCACCGCAATGTTCGTGGTGATGAACAAGGCCAAGTGGGACGCGCTTTCCCCGGCTGCCCAGAAGGTTTTCACCGATGTTTCGGCCAAGTGGGTGGCGGTTCACGGCGCGGCATGGGACAAGGCCGATGAAGACGGCAAGAAGTTCACCCTGGAAAAGGGCAACAAGGTGATAGAGCTTTCCCCGGCTGAAAACGCCCGGTGGAAGAAGGCCGTGGAGCCGGTCATCTCCGCCTACCAGACCGATACCCCCAGCGGCAAGCTCTACGTCAACCAGATCAGAAGCCTGATAAAGAAATTCTCCGCGCCCGCCAAGCCCGCAAAGGCCCCGGCAAAGGCAAAAGCAAAGAAGAAGTAG
- a CDS encoding helix-turn-helix transcriptional regulator yields MFIGDNVVWYDESGNLAQVFWHHFVQASLADKKPVIFASFDRSPKNLFERLGPLGKNPLLTVLDCFTHGKGNGIGTFQKFLEEAPPEIRNRVERVENPRNPAEFSERLYALQGRLSGQVHLVFESLTGMQELWGGEDEVGRFYSHSCPRLYDLNTVAYWVAEKGAHSRRLRSQINQIAQVALELSIKRGTSTVSVIKAEGREPLAVQEPQRYQTRGAEVFFAGEKDVFDHDQLGGRIKKLRVRRGFSQAELAKRVGVTASTISQVESNTIYPSIPGLLKMAEVLSVDVGHFFSPGRDKRLPVVFPASAAQGVRLANMKDETGARLLTPVDFPEKTEAYRIEIHPGQEISGHFLSHKGSEMGFMVAGSIRMVFPDSIHTADAGDLIYLSDQIPVQWENPGPGTAKLFWIKLPVSAGR; encoded by the coding sequence ATGTTCATAGGCGACAACGTGGTCTGGTACGACGAGAGCGGCAACCTTGCCCAGGTTTTCTGGCACCACTTCGTGCAGGCGTCCCTTGCCGACAAAAAGCCCGTGATCTTCGCAAGTTTCGACCGCTCCCCGAAAAACCTGTTCGAGCGCCTTGGGCCCCTTGGCAAAAACCCGCTTCTCACGGTTCTGGACTGCTTCACCCACGGCAAGGGAAACGGAATCGGAACCTTTCAGAAATTTCTGGAAGAGGCCCCGCCCGAAATAAGAAACCGGGTGGAGAGGGTGGAAAACCCAAGGAACCCCGCCGAGTTTTCCGAGAGGCTCTACGCGCTACAGGGCAGGCTTTCGGGACAGGTGCACCTGGTTTTCGAAAGCCTCACCGGAATGCAGGAGCTCTGGGGCGGCGAGGACGAGGTGGGCCGCTTCTACTCCCATTCCTGCCCCCGGCTCTACGACCTGAATACCGTGGCCTACTGGGTGGCTGAAAAGGGCGCGCATTCCCGAAGGCTAAGAAGCCAGATCAACCAGATAGCCCAGGTGGCCCTTGAGCTTTCCATCAAAAGGGGCACCTCCACGGTTTCGGTGATAAAGGCCGAGGGCCGGGAGCCCCTGGCCGTCCAGGAGCCCCAGCGCTACCAGACGCGCGGGGCCGAGGTCTTCTTCGCCGGGGAAAAGGACGTTTTCGACCACGACCAGCTTGGGGGCCGCATAAAGAAGCTCAGGGTGCGCCGGGGCTTCTCCCAGGCCGAGCTTGCCAAGAGGGTGGGCGTCACCGCAAGCACCATAAGCCAGGTGGAGTCCAACACCATCTACCCGTCCATTCCGGGGCTTCTGAAGATGGCCGAGGTCCTTTCGGTGGACGTGGGCCATTTTTTCTCGCCTGGCCGGGACAAGAGGCTCCCGGTGGTTTTTCCTGCCAGCGCGGCCCAGGGCGTGCGCCTTGCCAACATGAAGGACGAAACCGGGGCGCGGCTTCTGACTCCCGTTGATTTTCCCGAAAAAACAGAGGCTTACCGCATCGAGATTCATCCGGGCCAGGAGATTTCCGGGCATTTTCTGAGCCACAAGGGCTCCGAGATGGGATTCATGGTGGCGGGAAGCATTCGCATGGTCTTTCCGGATTCCATCCACACAGCGGACGCCGGTGACCTGATTTACCTGTCGGACCAGATACCGGTCCAGTGGGAGAACCCCGGCCCCGGAACCGCCAAGCTCTTCTGGATCAAACTTCCGGTTAGCGCCGGAAGGTGA
- a CDS encoding YjbQ family protein, producing MHLSVRTSGREEFLNITSEIIRAVSESGVKTGTVMVFSPHTTAGLTINEAADPDVKADILSALSKMVPEGPFRHAEGNSAAHIKASLMGSSVMMAIRDGRPVLGTWQGVFFCEFDGPRSRTVHINIMAERT from the coding sequence ATGCATCTTTCCGTAAGAACGTCCGGGCGCGAGGAGTTTTTGAACATCACCTCCGAAATCATTCGCGCCGTAAGCGAGAGCGGCGTCAAAACCGGCACGGTCATGGTGTTTTCCCCCCACACCACGGCGGGCCTCACCATAAACGAGGCGGCGGACCCGGACGTTAAGGCGGACATCCTCTCGGCCCTTTCGAAGATGGTCCCCGAAGGCCCCTTCCGCCACGCCGAGGGCAATTCTGCTGCCCACATCAAGGCGAGCCTCATGGGCAGCTCGGTCATGATGGCCATAAGGGACGGAAGGCCGGTTTTGGGCACCTGGCAGGGGGTGTTCTTCTGCGAATTCGACGGCCCGCGAAGCCGCACCGTGCATATAAACATAATGGCAGAGAGGACTTGA
- a CDS encoding TRAP transporter small permease yields MKKIDQGVRDLATHLLYLAGGSVFAMVLVTCADVILRLFRRPLPGSYEIMAQLGALAVCFALAHTTSTKGHVSVSLFVDRLSPRSQNLIDAVTDLAGFALFALATWKLLLKGVAQQVDGQVSMTLGFPMYFTLYVMAFSTAVLCAVLLANFVTHAGKAAAKKS; encoded by the coding sequence ATGAAGAAAATTGACCAGGGGGTCCGCGACCTTGCGACCCACCTACTGTATCTGGCCGGGGGATCCGTTTTCGCAATGGTTCTTGTCACCTGCGCGGACGTGATCCTCCGGCTTTTCAGGCGTCCCCTGCCCGGTTCATACGAGATAATGGCCCAGCTGGGGGCCCTGGCCGTGTGCTTTGCGCTCGCCCACACCACGTCCACCAAGGGGCACGTTTCGGTGAGCCTCTTCGTGGACCGCCTTTCCCCCCGTTCCCAAAATCTCATAGACGCGGTGACCGACCTGGCTGGTTTCGCCCTGTTCGCCCTGGCCACCTGGAAGCTGCTATTAAAGGGCGTCGCCCAGCAGGTTGACGGTCAGGTGTCCATGACCCTGGGCTTTCCCATGTATTTCACTCTTTATGTCATGGCCTTTTCAACGGCCGTGCTTTGCGCCGTCCTTCTCGCCAACTTTGTCACCCACGCAGGAAAGGCGGCGGCGAAAAAATCATGA
- a CDS encoding cysteine desulfurase, translating into MSIYLDYNATTPVCAEAREAILPFLDREFGNPSSDYPAGRRSKAAIEEARSAVAALIGARDDEIVFTGCATESNNMAVKGVAWALAGKGRHIVTTAVEHPSVTNAVLNLLENGFTADFVGVDKGGMVSPEAVYAAIRPDTVLVSVMLANNETGSMQPVAGIGVVCRKLGVLFHVDAAQAVGKIPVDVNGINADLLTVAGHKVYAPKGVGALYVRKGVTLAPLFHGGGQERGFRAGTENAAFIAGLGAACRAASNGLEAETTRVCGLRDRFHDSLCAAVPGLHLNGDILYRLPNTLNVSFPKVSGAELLAAAPEIMASTGAACHVGGAVSHVLAAMGLSRERAMGAVRLSLGRYTTEPEIDRAAEILARAWRVLTE; encoded by the coding sequence ATGAGCATCTATCTCGATTATAACGCCACAACCCCCGTCTGCGCCGAGGCAAGGGAAGCCATCCTGCCCTTTCTGGACCGCGAGTTCGGCAATCCCTCGTCGGACTATCCCGCAGGACGCCGGTCCAAGGCCGCCATCGAGGAAGCCCGGAGCGCGGTGGCGGCGCTCATCGGTGCGCGGGATGACGAAATCGTCTTCACGGGCTGCGCCACCGAGAGCAACAACATGGCGGTAAAGGGCGTCGCATGGGCGCTGGCCGGAAAGGGCCGCCATATCGTGACAACTGCGGTTGAGCATCCATCCGTCACCAACGCGGTGCTCAATCTTCTGGAAAACGGCTTCACCGCCGATTTCGTCGGCGTGGACAAGGGCGGCATGGTGAGCCCGGAGGCCGTTTACGCGGCGATAAGGCCGGACACGGTGCTTGTTTCTGTGATGCTGGCCAACAACGAAACCGGATCTATGCAGCCGGTGGCCGGGATAGGGGTCGTCTGCCGCAAACTTGGCGTGCTTTTTCACGTGGACGCGGCCCAGGCCGTGGGAAAGATTCCCGTTGACGTGAACGGGATAAACGCCGATCTCTTGACGGTGGCCGGGCACAAGGTCTACGCGCCCAAGGGCGTGGGGGCGCTTTACGTGCGCAAGGGAGTCACCCTTGCCCCGCTTTTTCACGGGGGCGGCCAGGAGAGGGGCTTTCGGGCCGGAACCGAAAACGCGGCCTTCATAGCGGGACTGGGGGCCGCCTGCCGGGCGGCGTCGAACGGGCTGGAAGCCGAGACAACCAGAGTGTGCGGGTTAAGGGACCGCTTTCACGATTCCCTTTGCGCCGCCGTTCCGGGGCTTCATCTAAACGGCGACATCCTTTACCGCCTGCCCAACACGTTGAATGTCTCTTTTCCGAAGGTGTCCGGGGCCGAGCTTCTGGCCGCCGCGCCCGAAATCATGGCCTCCACCGGGGCCGCCTGCCACGTGGGCGGGGCCGTTTCCCACGTTCTTGCGGCGATGGGCCTTTCCCGCGAGAGGGCGATGGGTGCGGTCCGGCTTTCCCTGGGCCGCTACACCACGGAACCGGAGATCGACCGGGCTGCGGAAATTCTCGCCCGCGCGTGGCGGGTGCTCACGGAGTAG
- a CDS encoding 1-acyl-sn-glycerol-3-phosphate acyltransferase: MAIPEKPVSRMRQFLNMLLLNTLDHHPHFLPERIGIFARLFFRLVFSGIPFDPEDAARLADLGKRGHVVYATKYKSPFEFLFLHSRLKTLKAPVPQLSFDLPLWLWQPVTRVFRIILAFFDHLARFRSRPDPYASGYFDRELKSGKAGLVSLVDAEGFYRRFVNAGNDALAHLLEFQATTDRPVFLVPQIILYGKKPMRYNASVTETVFGTEEKPRWFRRWASIFSIPEKALTDTGEPINLIEFLARPENRGRETEYLSYVLRTEAIERINSMRTSRLGPILKTRQELKEGILQNEDFRKFLRSQAEQDGKSEKAVHRQADRYLEEIAAKYSTRFIAFLGRIVKWISSNMFDGVDYDVENLKLIKNAARKGPVILVPCHKSHIDYLIISYLLYLNSLPCPLIAAGKNLSFWPMGTIFRNCGAFFLRRTFKGAPLYARVFAEYVQAVLAEGFNIEFFIEGGRSRTGKAVLPKLGLLSIILSAYKAGAVKDLYFCPIAIGYDRVIEEGSYLHEIEGGEKKSEDLSQLVKARKFLNKRYGRIFVRCHEPLRLADILDRFPVELSEMTPEEQEAFLRNLGHRIILSINAISVVSPHAVAATVILNSFRKNFTEGEFMEGAEFFLSHLRMNRAELSDTLLEPVSAMKKVLDTYVADKFLAREGKGLGDEEESSESLRYAITEAGRGGLEYYKNNCISFLVPSSFTALAILSLESFQFQSGDLHNHYRFFQDLFKNEFHYDPDLSAEHYVRKAVKTFIEDSILVPHPTLPDTYNLTGSGYKKLVVLARLVKTYLESYLVVVRVFSEHDHRSLDKKERDKKFRSTGRALLKSGDITNPEALSKINYANAASYFTSRGVADPEEGKDQSEYREIIEGYLKLF; this comes from the coding sequence ATGGCTATTCCTGAAAAACCGGTCAGCAGGATGCGTCAATTCTTGAACATGCTCCTTTTGAACACCCTCGATCATCATCCCCATTTCCTGCCGGAGCGCATCGGCATTTTCGCCAGGCTCTTTTTCCGGCTGGTTTTTTCCGGGATTCCCTTCGACCCCGAAGACGCGGCCCGGCTGGCCGACCTGGGAAAAAGGGGGCATGTGGTTTACGCCACAAAATACAAGAGCCCCTTCGAGTTCCTGTTTCTGCATTCGCGGCTGAAGACCTTAAAGGCCCCGGTCCCCCAGTTGAGCTTTGATCTGCCCCTGTGGCTGTGGCAGCCCGTGACCAGGGTGTTCCGCATAATCCTGGCCTTTTTCGACCATCTGGCAAGGTTCCGCAGCCGTCCCGACCCTTATGCATCGGGTTATTTCGACAGGGAGCTTAAAAGCGGCAAGGCTGGGCTGGTGTCCCTCGTGGACGCCGAAGGCTTCTACCGCCGCTTCGTGAACGCCGGAAACGACGCCCTGGCCCACCTTCTGGAGTTCCAGGCCACCACGGACAGGCCGGTTTTCCTGGTGCCGCAGATCATCCTCTACGGCAAAAAACCCATGCGCTATAACGCCTCGGTAACCGAGACGGTTTTCGGAACCGAGGAAAAGCCGCGCTGGTTCAGGCGCTGGGCCAGCATCTTCTCAATTCCCGAAAAGGCCCTCACCGACACAGGGGAGCCCATCAACCTCATCGAATTCCTGGCCCGGCCCGAAAACCGGGGCAGGGAGACGGAGTACCTGTCCTACGTCCTGCGCACCGAGGCCATAGAGCGCATCAACTCCATGCGCACGAGCCGTTTGGGGCCGATTCTGAAAACCCGGCAGGAACTGAAGGAAGGCATCCTGCAGAACGAGGATTTTCGGAAATTTTTAAGGAGCCAGGCCGAGCAGGACGGAAAATCCGAAAAGGCCGTTCACAGGCAGGCCGACCGCTACCTCGAAGAAATAGCGGCCAAGTACAGCACCCGTTTCATCGCCTTTCTGGGACGGATCGTAAAATGGATTTCCAGCAACATGTTCGACGGGGTCGATTACGACGTCGAAAACTTGAAGCTCATCAAGAACGCGGCGCGCAAGGGGCCGGTGATCCTGGTACCCTGCCACAAGAGCCACATCGACTACCTCATCATTTCATACCTTTTGTATCTGAATTCCCTGCCCTGCCCGCTTATCGCCGCCGGGAAGAACCTCTCCTTCTGGCCCATGGGCACCATTTTCAGGAACTGCGGGGCTTTTTTCCTTCGGCGCACCTTCAAGGGAGCCCCCCTCTACGCCAGGGTTTTCGCCGAATACGTCCAGGCGGTTCTCGCCGAGGGCTTCAACATAGAATTTTTCATAGAAGGGGGCCGCAGCCGCACGGGAAAGGCGGTTCTGCCCAAGCTGGGGCTTTTGTCCATAATATTGTCGGCCTACAAGGCCGGGGCCGTGAAGGACCTCTACTTCTGCCCCATAGCCATAGGCTACGACCGGGTGATCGAGGAGGGCAGCTATCTCCACGAGATCGAGGGCGGCGAGAAAAAGAGCGAGGACCTCTCACAGCTCGTCAAGGCCCGGAAATTCCTCAACAAGCGCTACGGGCGGATTTTCGTGCGCTGCCACGAGCCCTTAAGGCTTGCCGACATCCTTGACCGCTTTCCCGTGGAGCTTTCCGAAATGACCCCGGAGGAACAGGAGGCCTTTCTGCGCAACCTGGGGCATCGCATCATTTTGTCCATCAACGCCATTTCCGTGGTCTCCCCCCATGCCGTGGCGGCCACGGTGATACTGAACTCCTTCCGGAAAAACTTCACCGAGGGGGAGTTTATGGAAGGCGCGGAATTTTTCCTCAGCCATCTGCGCATGAACAGGGCCGAGCTTTCGGACACCCTCCTGGAGCCGGTTTCCGCGATGAAAAAGGTGCTGGACACCTACGTGGCGGACAAGTTCCTGGCGCGGGAGGGAAAGGGCCTGGGCGACGAGGAGGAAAGCAGCGAAAGCCTCCGTTACGCCATAACCGAGGCCGGGCGGGGTGGGCTTGAATATTACAAAAACAACTGCATAAGCTTTCTGGTCCCCTCGTCCTTCACCGCCCTTGCCATACTTTCGCTGGAATCCTTCCAGTTCCAGTCCGGGGACCTTCACAACCATTACCGGTTCTTCCAGGACCTTTTCAAAAACGAGTTCCACTACGACCCGGACCTTTCAGCCGAGCATTACGTCAGAAAGGCCGTGAAGACCTTTATAGAGGATTCAATACTGGTCCCGCATCCGACCCTTCCCGACACCTACAACCTCACCGGTTCCGGCTACAAGAAGCTCGTGGTTCTGGCAAGGCTCGTGAAGACCTATCTCGAATCCTACCTCGTGGTGGTGAGGGTCTTTTCCGAGCACGACCACAGGAGCCTGGACAAAAAGGAGCGCGACAAGAAGTTCCGCTCAACGGGCCGGGCCCTTCTGAAAAGCGGCGACATCACCAACCCGGAGGCCCTGTCAAAGATCAACTACGCCAACGCCGCCAGTTATTTCACAAGCCGGGGCGTGGCCGACCCGGAAGAGGGGAAGGATCAAAGCGAATACAGGGAAATCATAGAAGGTTATCTTAAGCTTTTCTAG
- a CDS encoding TusE/DsrC/DsvC family sulfur relay protein yields MADVEFEGTKFSIDEDGFIDSFENWSKEWVQYVKKQEGIDELSEEHWNVINVLQDYYRKNGIAPMVRVLSKVTGYKLKHIYELFPSGPGKGACKMAGLPKPTGCV; encoded by the coding sequence ATGGCTGATGTTGAATTTGAAGGCACCAAGTTTTCGATTGACGAAGACGGTTTCATCGATTCCTTCGAAAACTGGTCCAAGGAGTGGGTGCAGTACGTGAAGAAGCAGGAAGGCATTGACGAACTTTCCGAAGAGCACTGGAACGTCATCAACGTCCTTCAGGATTACTACAGGAAAAACGGCATCGCCCCCATGGTGCGCGTGCTTTCCAAAGTCACCGGCTACAAGCTGAAGCACATCTACGAGCTTTTCCCGTCCGGACCCGGCAAGGGAGCCTGCAAGATGGCCGGCCTGCCCAAGCCCACCGGCTGCGTGTAA